The genomic window CGAGGTCGATGCGTTTGATGAGTTCTGCATAATTCCCATGAAGGCTCGGAAGGAGACGGTGAAGGCAGGCGCAGGCAGCCGCCTGTACCTCGTCAGGTGGCGGCTCGTGATGATCACCCGCAATGGTCAGTTCCCGTAGGAAGGCTTCATTCCGACGAGCTTCGGCTCCATGGGACCGATAGTAATCGGCCACCGTATGGCGAAGGATGCGGTAGAACCAGGCAAGCACACTCTCCTCATTGTGCAATGAGTGAGCGGAGGCGACCGCACGGGTGAGGCTTTGCTGAAGAATATCGTCCACGAGGGCTTCTTCGCCGACTCGACGGCGAACGAACTGTCTAAAGGCGGACTCGTTCTCCAGAAGTCGTTGCATGGCCCCGCTCGTGGTTCCTTCCTGCATCCGCGCCCTCCATCACTCACTTTTTCGCGTCGGCATCGAGGATGCTCCGGATGATGGTGATGACATTCTCCGGCGTCATGTTCGTCCCATCCACTTTGATGTTCCCGTCCAGCAAGAGCGACGGTGTTGACGACACCTTGATCCGCTCGCCCCATCGACGTCCTTCCTCGAACAGCCGGGCCGGTTTTCCACTTTCCAGTCCGGCCTCGAATGCCGCGGCGTCCAGGCCGACCTCCTTGATCAATATGGACCGAATCGAACGATCCAGTACCCCGTCCAACTTTTCCTTGTGAATGGTGCGGAACAACACGGCCTTCATCTGGTCGCCCTTGCCCATCATCTTGGCCTGCTCATACATATCAAACGGCGTCGGCAGTTTCCCAGGAATCACCGGGAACCCAACCATGGTGATTTCGACCTTGTCCCCAAACTCCTTCTGGAGCAGCGGCACCCCGGTTTCCTCGAAATGATGGCAATGCGGGCAGTAGAAGTCCGCGAACTCGACCACCTTTACCTTCCCCGGTTGATGGGTCGACGGCTCATCCTTCAATATTTCAAACTTCCCCTTCAATTCCGGCTTGGCCGCTGTCCCCGTGAACGGCATCCCCAATATCCAGATCATCCCCCCTACGGCTACAAGCCCGGTCTTCCACGTCGTCGAACGATGCATATCCCCTCTCCTTTCCAGTGATAGCCCGAGGGGCTCATTATATCCAATGCGGCGGGTCAATTTCGTTTGTTATAATCATGCCATGCCAAAAATTCGGCAGGCCTTGCTCGCCTCGCTGTTGGTCATCACGTCCGGCTGTGCCTCGACAGGGGATCAAACCGACATATCTTCCTCCAGCGCGCCACAGATAGCTTTCGCACAGGTCAAGGCCGAGCCTGAATCATTCACGGGACAGCCGGTGACTTTCGGGGGCAAAGTGCTCAACGCCAGACGTCTGAAGGAAGGGACCAGAATAGAAATTCTACAGCTGCCTCTATCGTCTTCCTCGCAACCGACAACGGACCTCAGCAAATCTCAAGGCCGTTTCATGGCCCTGCGGAAAGAATTTCTCGACCCTGCAACGGTTCCGCCCGACACGTTCGTGACCGTGACCGGAGAGATGGCCGGCTCCGTCACGTTGCCGCTCGATGAAACGGTGTACACCTACCCGCTCGTGCACATCAACAATCTGCGCGTGTGGGCCGAGGACGACGTAGAACCGCCTCGCATCCGCCGACCCATCAGTCCAGGACCGTATTGGGGCCCCTATTGGTCCCCATACTGGAGCCCGTGGCCTTATTATTGGTGGTGATCGCCATCGGTCGGAGTCCGTCCGAATTCGCTCCATGAAACGTTCGCCCTTGCCGGATGACGGTGATGTGAAAGAAGGCCCGCTGATTAAGGAGCACGCATGCCGAAGACGCCCCATGGCAAGGACGGTCGGAAGACGCATGCCTCCCCGAACCTCAGCTCATCGGTCGTGACGACGCTGAAGGAAGAAATCGTTCACTGGCATTATCCACCGGAACATCGGCTGACCGAAGATGAATTGTGCAAGAGATTCGGGGTGAGTCGGAGCCCGGTTCGGGAGGCACTTCGTGTACTGGCCTCCGACGGCTTCGTCAAAAAACTGTCGAATCGGGGCTACGCGGTGAAGCAGTATACCATCGATGAAATCCAAGAACTGTACGAGGTGCGCTTGGCGTTGGAACTCTATACGGTCGAACGTCTGGCCACCAAACCGCCGACAGGACTGGCCGCAGAGCTGGACGACCTCCAGCAAACTTGGACCGAGCTCTTGAAGGCATCCTCCAAGGCGCCGGAGGAGTTCGCGATCCTGGACACACTCTTTCACGATACCCTCGCCCTCGCCTTAGGCAACAAGTCTCTCCTCCGGCACCTCCGAACCATCAATGAACGGTTGACGCTGTTCCGAATGCTGGATTTTGACAGGCCGCATCGCGCCGAACACACCTGTCGCCAACATCTGGAGATTTTGGAGCGGATCATAGCCAAGGATGCCGCAGGCGCACGGATCGCCATGCAAGACAATATCGAGTCGGGACGCGCCAACATCCACACGGCGGTGAAGGACGCGCTGGCCAGAGCATATCTAAAGAAAACTTAGGATGCCCCGCCTATTCACCCAACCATGGAACTGTCTACCTGTCCTTCCAGCCGATCTTTTGCCTGTTCATCGCCTCTTACGATTCCCGTGGTAGCCTTGCCACTTCAATTTACCCAAAGCATGCACCGCGATACCCATCCAGCCGGCGTCCGTACTTAGCGGCATGTCAGCCTTGATCGACACACTAATTGGCGAGGCTGTACACGATCGGAAGGCTCACGACGATTTGCGGTTTTCCGATCGCTTGTTTCATATGGAGCGGACAGGCAAGTTTCACCGCCTCGATCGCCGCCTCGTCAAGCACGTTGTATCCTGAGCTCTTCTGGACGGACACAGCCGCCAGCTGTCCATCGGATCGAATGACGGCCTTGAGAATGACTTTCCCTTCCTGGCCGTTCATGCGGGCGGAGTTCGGATAACGTTTCAGTTCCGCCACCCGCCGCCACAATGATTCGGCCAGCCAACGATGGTCTGACGCCGCATTCTTCGTTACTTGCACTGCTGACATATCCGCATTATTCGTCGGAGACGGCGCCTGAGCAAAAGCATCTTGGGCGAGAGGAACCTCCGGCGTGGGAACCGATGGACCAGCATCTCCATCACGCGGAGCCGGTTGGGCCTCACCCGGCTCCGGTAGAGCAGCCGCTGCAACTGGTTCCGGCTCCTTCGAGTCAAACACCGGCTCGGCTTTCGGCTCAGCCACTTCGGCTCTCCGCTGCTCGACCGACTCCTCATCGACCTGAGAAGGTTCCGGTTTCTGCTCGATCGGCCTGACCGTTTCAGTCGTCGGCGATATTTGCTCGATTTTCCGCTCCACGGACTTGACTATTTGGGATGTCTCTGCGAGAGGTTTGGTTCGTGACTGAGACGTTATTCTGGCCTGTGAGTGTTCCGGCGATGCGAGTGATTGGACCTTGTCTGATACGACTTCAGACTTCGATGCTTCCACTAACGCGACATCCCACTGGAACATGTCTTCTTGCATGACTGGTTTGATCTGGGCGACCAGCGCGAACGCTAAGCCAACTATTACGCCATGAAGAGCCAGCGATATGACCCAGGCCGGCAAGAAGAATCGAGTTTCGTCAGTCGATGTCATGCTTCCTTTATGACCATACATATATGACCATACATATGGCGATAAGCAACCCCCAACTCACCGGCCAGAAAAAAGTGCGGGGCGAAGGCCAAGGGAGGTGCACCGACGCCCCGCGCTGGTCCGAGCCGGAGGCAGCCTGCTCGGACAATACACACTTCTCAGGTCAAGCGATACCTTGTGCTGCAGTTGATGGGTAGCCCATCGGAGTGCATGGAGCCTCCTATGGGTTCCCTGTCCACGACTGAACTAATTGCTCGCCTGGTTACCAGCCTGGGCTGCTCCAGAGGAAAATACCATCACACCCCCCGGATTTGTCCCAACGGGTACAGATTGTTTTTCCTGGTTATCGATCGCATTGATGATCGTCAGTGAATTAGCTGGCGCTGCATTGGAGACCACCACATACTTCGCTTCCCCGGCTCCTTGCGCCAGGACATCAAAGTTATGTCCGCCGGTCGCAACGAGAGGAATCTCTCTGAGGAGTGTGAGAGCCGGAGGAGTCAATGTGGCCCAATCGAATACAAAGAGTCGGTCTTTCTTTGTCGCCGTAGCGCCATTCCCGGCCAAGATGTAGAACCGCTTCGAGTCAGGAGAAAACTTGAACGCTCCTGGAGAAGTCCCATTGAGCGCCGAATCTAGCTCGGCAGTGGTTAAATTGGCGATAGTCGGCGAGGCGGCACTTAGATCAATGACACCAAGTTTTGTCGCTTGTTGCGGAGCGGTCGTTTCGCCACGCAGCAGAAGATACCTACCGTCTGGTGAAATTCCGAAGGAGGTATAGGGAGTATTGGAGAGATCCCACTTCCTTGAATTCGCCTCAATATATGGAGGACTTGGATTAATCTCGATAATTTCCTTATACCCTTCTTGCAAGCTGTAGATCTTGTTAGTCGATTTGGACCAGCGAATTCCATGCGGAGCCGAACCGTTGGGGGTGAACGCCGTTGTTAATGGTGTATTCGACTGGTTATCGCAGGTTTCTTTGCCGGGATTGCACAAGTCGATACGCGCAAGCAACGTAGGCGCACTCGTCAAACCCGGTGTGCCATCCAGCACAGCAATCTCGCCGGCAGTTTCGCTAGAGACGAAGACGCGTCCATTGTCTGCAAAAGCTGCAACCTTATGGCCATCAGCTAATAGGCAGGTTGTTCCCAACACTTTAGGGGGCGTGCCGCCGGGGCCGAGGTGAGAATTGTGAATTACCGTCACGGACCCACCGCCGCCTTGAGCCGCACAATGCACCAGATCATCTCCCGGTGTTGTCGTGTTCTGGGCATTGTCGCCATCGTTCATGATCCAGACCACTTCACCATCGTTTCGATCACGATACATATGCACAGGCCTGGTGCCGGTCGGCAGGTTGACCTCGTGAGCCGGAGTTGCAGCGGTCAATGGATCAATCGTAGCAACCTTATTGGCCGCCGCAAGATTCACGAAAATCCAATCCTCATTCGAAAACTGCATGTCCCCCAGGGCAGCATTCTCGAATTCGGCCGCGTCAATCGTGTTAACCACTGCGTTACCGGAATCTCCCTTCAACGCCACGCTCGTCAGCGTCTTGTC from Nitrospira sp. SG-bin1 includes these protein-coding regions:
- a CDS encoding disulfide bond formation protein DsbA; its protein translation is MHRSTTWKTGLVAVGGMIWILGMPFTGTAAKPELKGKFEILKDEPSTHQPGKVKVVEFADFYCPHCHHFEETGVPLLQKEFGDKVEITMVGFPVIPGKLPTPFDMYEQAKMMGKGDQMKAVLFRTIHKEKLDGVLDRSIRSILIKEVGLDAAAFEAGLESGKPARLFEEGRRWGERIKVSSTPSLLLDGNIKVDGTNMTPENVITIIRSILDADAKK